A genome region from Methylohalobius crimeensis 10Ki includes the following:
- a CDS encoding DMT family transporter translates to MLAWFMLLLAILLEVSGTLAMKLSDGFSRPWFAVSTVIFYLASFAVLAWVLKRLEIGIAYAVWAGLGTVLVALLGVVIFQESISWIKMVSMSLVVIGVIGLYLGA, encoded by the coding sequence ATGCTCGCTTGGTTCATGTTGTTGTTGGCGATCTTGCTGGAAGTCTCCGGTACCCTGGCGATGAAGTTGTCCGACGGCTTCAGTCGACCCTGGTTTGCGGTTTCGACCGTTATTTTTTATCTGGCTTCTTTCGCAGTGTTAGCATGGGTGCTGAAGAGGCTGGAGATCGGCATCGCTTATGCCGTTTGGGCCGGCTTGGGAACGGTGCTGGTGGCGTTGTTGGGGGTGGTGATATTTCAGGAATCGATCTCTTGGATCAAAATGGTTTCCATGAGTTTGGTCGTGATCGGGGT
- a CDS encoding DNA-3-methyladenine glycosylase family protein, translating to MTSPIYWPLAQRHLSRQDPVMADLIQRYPEPLVQGGDSFHTLVRAIVGQQISIRAADTVWQRLETAVEEVAPQNILACPLESLRRAGLSRAKADYLQQVAGYYQEHRIDDAYWEGRKFDEVRRELLGIKGIGRWTVEMFAIFHLHEPDIFSPADIGLQKAVAGLYFDGAPMDKQTLDAFSHRWRPYRTVAAWYLWRHLDPVPVCY from the coding sequence ATGACCAGTCCAATTTATTGGCCTTTGGCCCAACGTCATCTCAGCCGGCAAGATCCGGTGATGGCCGATTTGATCCAACGCTATCCCGAGCCCCTGGTCCAGGGAGGCGATTCCTTTCACACCCTGGTCCGTGCCATCGTCGGCCAGCAGATTTCCATCCGTGCCGCCGACACCGTCTGGCAGCGCCTGGAAACCGCGGTGGAAGAGGTCGCGCCACAAAATATCCTGGCCTGTCCTCTGGAATCCTTGCGGCGAGCCGGCCTTTCGCGCGCCAAGGCCGATTATTTGCAGCAGGTGGCCGGATATTACCAGGAGCACCGCATCGATGATGCCTACTGGGAAGGGCGAAAATTCGACGAAGTCCGCCGGGAATTGCTCGGCATCAAGGGAATCGGTCGTTGGACGGTGGAGATGTTCGCCATCTTCCATTTGCACGAACCGGACATTTTTTCCCCCGCCGACATCGGCTTGCAGAAGGCCGTCGCCGGCCTCTATTTCGACGGCGCGCCGATGGACAAGCAGACACTGGACGCCTTTTCCCACCGCTGGCGTCCTTATCGCACCGTGGCCGCCTGGTACTTATGGCGCCATTTGGACCCGGTGCCGGTTTGTTATTGA
- a CDS encoding valine--tRNA ligase: MEKTYDPHKIEQHWYKTWEEKGYFAPSGKGQPYCIMIPPPNVTGSLHMGHAFQDTIMDGLIRYHRMRGDNTLWQPGTDHAGIATQMVVERLLEKEDKTRHDLGRQRFIERIWEWKAHSGGTITRQLRRIGASVDWSRERFTMDEGLSRAVREVFVRLYEEGLIYRGKRLVNWDPVLHTAVSDLEVVAEEEKGHLWHMRYPLADGSGHLVVATTRPETMLGDVAVAVHPDDERYRDLIGKTVRLPLADREIPIITDEYVDPEFGTGCVKITPAHDFNDYDVGKRHQLIQVNIMTPDGKISEKADIFVTSPLGPEGEYIQGKKIPSPQVSSDCIPKAYRGLNRFEARQRIVEDLKQQGLLEKIEDHVLKVPRGDRSGAVVEPYLTDQWFVKTKPLAKPAMRAVEEGKIRFIPGNWAKTYFQWLENIEDWCISRQIWWGHRIPAWYDEEGSLYVGHSEAEVRAKYDLGDRSLRQDEDVLDTWFSSALWPFSTLGWPDETPELASFYPTSVLVTGFDIIFFWVARMVMMGLKFMGDVPFRDVYIHGLIRDAHGQKMSKSKGNVLDPIDLIDGITLEDLVEKRTAGLMQPQMAKKIEQQTRQEFPEGIPSYGTDALRFTFAALATTGRDIRFDLGRIEGYRNFCNKLWNAARYVFMNTDGRELIVTDDVVLEYTPVDRWIRSRLQRVIQTAADALEGYRFDLAAAAIYEFLWDEYCDWYLELSKVSLQTGTEAQQCATRRTLIEVLEAFLRLAHPITPFITEEIWQTAAPIADVDGDTIMQQPFPEPDAEALDDAAESEIAWLQAFILGLRRIRGEMNIPPGKSLPVLLQQGMDLDRQRVEAYRAYLERFGRIESIDWLGADQTPPESAIALVGELKILIPMAGLIDKEAELQRLTKEIDKLNKELPRVEGKLNNPKFLERAPDEVVAKERQKLEEMQASLSRLEEQRTRIQAL, translated from the coding sequence ATGGAAAAAACCTACGATCCGCACAAAATCGAACAGCACTGGTACAAAACCTGGGAGGAGAAAGGCTATTTCGCGCCTTCCGGGAAAGGACAACCCTATTGCATCATGATTCCGCCGCCGAATGTCACCGGCAGCTTGCACATGGGCCATGCCTTCCAGGATACGATCATGGACGGTCTGATACGTTATCACCGGATGCGGGGCGACAACACCCTTTGGCAGCCGGGCACCGACCATGCCGGCATCGCCACCCAGATGGTGGTGGAAAGGCTCCTGGAAAAGGAAGACAAGACCCGTCACGACCTGGGCCGACAACGATTCATCGAGCGGATCTGGGAATGGAAAGCCCACTCGGGCGGCACCATCACCCGCCAACTGCGCCGGATCGGCGCGTCGGTGGATTGGTCGCGGGAACGTTTCACCATGGACGAGGGCCTGTCGCGGGCGGTACGCGAAGTGTTCGTGCGGCTTTACGAGGAAGGCCTGATCTATCGCGGCAAGCGGCTGGTCAACTGGGACCCGGTCCTCCACACCGCCGTCTCCGACCTGGAAGTGGTCGCCGAGGAGGAAAAGGGCCATCTGTGGCACATGCGCTATCCCCTCGCCGACGGCTCCGGCCACCTGGTGGTCGCCACCACCCGTCCGGAAACCATGCTCGGCGACGTGGCGGTGGCGGTCCACCCCGACGACGAACGTTACCGAGATTTGATCGGCAAGACCGTCCGGCTGCCTTTGGCGGATCGGGAAATTCCCATCATCACCGACGAATACGTGGATCCTGAATTCGGCACCGGTTGCGTGAAGATTACCCCGGCCCACGACTTCAACGACTATGATGTGGGCAAGCGTCACCAACTGATACAAGTCAATATAATGACCCCCGATGGGAAAATCTCAGAAAAAGCGGATATTTTCGTAACGTCTCCTTTGGGCCCTGAAGGCGAATATATCCAAGGGAAAAAAATCCCTTCGCCTCAAGTTTCATCGGATTGCATACCCAAGGCCTACCGCGGCCTAAACCGCTTCGAGGCTCGCCAACGGATCGTCGAAGACCTGAAACAACAAGGTCTGCTGGAAAAGATCGAGGACCACGTGCTCAAGGTGCCGCGCGGCGACCGTTCCGGGGCGGTGGTCGAACCGTATCTGACCGACCAGTGGTTCGTGAAGACCAAACCCTTGGCGAAACCGGCCATGCGGGCGGTGGAGGAAGGCAAAATCCGCTTCATTCCCGGAAACTGGGCCAAGACTTACTTTCAGTGGCTGGAGAACATCGAGGACTGGTGCATCAGCCGCCAGATCTGGTGGGGACACCGGATTCCGGCCTGGTACGACGAGGAAGGCAGTCTCTACGTGGGCCATTCGGAAGCCGAAGTCCGCGCCAAATATGATTTGGGCGACCGGTCTTTGCGCCAAGACGAGGACGTGCTGGACACCTGGTTCTCCTCGGCGCTGTGGCCCTTCTCCACTTTGGGCTGGCCCGACGAAACCCCGGAATTGGCGAGTTTCTATCCCACCAGCGTGCTGGTGACCGGTTTCGACATCATCTTCTTCTGGGTCGCGCGGATGGTGATGATGGGCCTCAAGTTCATGGGTGACGTCCCCTTCCGCGACGTCTATATCCACGGTCTGATCCGCGACGCCCACGGCCAAAAGATGTCCAAATCCAAGGGCAATGTGCTCGACCCCATCGACTTGATCGACGGCATCACCCTGGAAGACCTGGTCGAAAAACGCACCGCCGGCTTGATGCAACCGCAAATGGCCAAGAAGATCGAACAGCAGACCCGGCAGGAATTTCCCGAAGGCATTCCCTCCTACGGGACCGACGCCTTGCGTTTCACTTTCGCCGCCCTGGCCACCACCGGCCGCGATATCCGTTTCGATTTGGGCCGAATCGAGGGTTACCGCAATTTTTGCAACAAACTTTGGAACGCCGCCCGCTATGTGTTCATGAACACCGACGGCCGGGAATTGATCGTCACGGACGACGTAGTGCTGGAATACACGCCGGTGGACCGTTGGATCCGCTCCCGCCTGCAACGGGTCATCCAAACCGCCGCCGACGCACTCGAGGGGTATCGATTCGATCTGGCCGCCGCCGCCATCTATGAATTCTTGTGGGACGAATACTGCGATTGGTATCTGGAGCTATCCAAAGTGTCCCTCCAAACCGGCACCGAAGCCCAGCAGTGCGCCACTCGCCGCACCCTGATCGAAGTTCTGGAGGCATTCCTGCGCCTGGCCCATCCGATCACCCCCTTCATCACCGAGGAGATCTGGCAGACAGCGGCGCCCATCGCCGACGTCGATGGGGATACGATCATGCAACAACCTTTCCCCGAACCGGACGCGGAGGCGCTGGATGACGCCGCGGAAAGCGAAATCGCTTGGCTCCAAGCATTCATCCTGGGGCTGCGGCGAATCCGCGGCGAGATGAACATTCCGCCGGGCAAATCCCTGCCGGTCTTGCTGCAACAAGGCATGGACCTCGACCGACAGCGTGTGGAGGCTTACCGCGCCTATTTGGAGCGCTTCGGGCGAATCGAATCGATCGACTGGCTGGGCGCCGACCAAACCCCGCCGGAATCGGCCATCGCCCTGGTGGGAGAACTTAAAATCTTGATTCCCATGGCGGGGCTAATCGACAAGGAGGCCGAACTCCAGCGCCTGACCAAGGAGATCGATAAACTCAACAAGGAACTTCCCCGGGTGGAGGGCAAACTGAACAATCCCAAATTTCTCGAGCGCGCTCCGGATGAGGTGGTCGCCAAGGAACGTCAAAAGCTGGAGGAAATGCAGGCTTCTCTATCCCGACTGGAGGAACAGCGGACCCGGATTCAGGCGCTTTAA
- a CDS encoding GMC family oxidoreductase: protein MSNSLLNRRQFLFKAGLACTAFLHACGLKPSKPTAPDFSCRPGRTAAASHEYDYIVVGSGAGGGPLAANLARLGHRVLLLEAGGDVDNPHYQVPLFHPQATEDSDMRWDFFVRHYGNETLSRRDPKFYQEHDGVFYPRSGTLGGCTAHNALIFIAPHASDWDRIAELTGDPSWHSSAMRPYFRRLERCAYVTPISGNPSGHGFRGWLPVDLPGREVIHQILFSAIKDKQLRDGIFKPALQAIRPDLDSPLDYLKALLADLKNPETVDPNDQRYRHTRPTELNLMPLTTVDGRRAGPREYVLAVARACPGHLTIQTHSLVSRVLFDRNQRATGVEVWRGKKLYRADRSADFRREPDEIVQIAARREVILAGGAFNTPQLLMLSGVGPEAELSRHGIPLRADLPGVGRNLQDRYEISVVTEMRENFALLKEAAFTPNDLLYRKWQKGEGLYTTNGALISFARRSQPELADPDLFVFGMPGMFRGYYLGYSRDATARKDLFSWVILKAHTRNDAGGVRLRSPDPRDPPQVNFRFFEEGSDAGGEDLAAVIEGLRFVRTITDAGRKHIRRELMPGETVRTRPQIEAFLKANAWGHHASCSCRMGPVDDPLAVVDSRFRVRGVKALRIVDASVFPRIPGFFIVSAVYMIAEKATDTIHADALAARGPPPQLSISGETS from the coding sequence ATGAGCAATAGCCTCCTGAACCGACGTCAATTTCTCTTCAAGGCCGGCCTTGCCTGCACCGCCTTCCTTCATGCCTGCGGCTTGAAGCCATCGAAACCGACCGCTCCGGATTTTTCCTGTCGTCCGGGAAGAACTGCCGCAGCCTCTCATGAGTACGATTACATCGTGGTGGGCTCCGGGGCAGGTGGCGGACCTCTGGCAGCCAACCTCGCCCGTCTCGGTCATCGGGTATTGCTCTTGGAAGCCGGTGGCGACGTGGACAATCCCCACTACCAAGTCCCCCTCTTCCACCCTCAGGCCACCGAGGATTCGGACATGCGTTGGGATTTTTTCGTCCGCCACTATGGAAACGAAACCCTCTCGCGGCGAGATCCCAAGTTCTACCAGGAACACGACGGCGTATTCTATCCCCGCAGCGGCACTCTGGGCGGATGTACCGCCCATAATGCATTGATCTTCATCGCCCCTCACGCCAGCGACTGGGATCGGATCGCCGAACTGACCGGCGACCCGTCCTGGCACAGTAGCGCCATGCGTCCATACTTCCGGCGTTTGGAACGCTGCGCTTATGTCACCCCCATATCCGGAAACCCCTCCGGACACGGCTTTCGCGGCTGGCTGCCGGTCGACCTGCCCGGCCGCGAGGTCATCCACCAAATTCTTTTCAGCGCGATCAAAGATAAGCAGTTGCGCGACGGAATCTTCAAGCCCGCCCTGCAGGCCATTCGACCCGACCTGGATTCCCCGCTGGATTATCTCAAAGCCTTGCTTGCGGACCTGAAGAATCCAGAAACCGTCGATCCCAACGATCAACGCTACCGCCACACCCGTCCCACGGAACTGAATCTGATGCCGCTGACCACCGTCGACGGCCGCCGTGCGGGGCCTCGGGAATACGTCCTGGCAGTGGCGCGGGCTTGTCCCGGGCATTTGACCATCCAGACCCACAGCCTGGTCAGCCGGGTATTGTTCGATCGCAACCAGCGCGCCACCGGCGTCGAGGTGTGGCGGGGAAAAAAACTCTATCGCGCCGACCGGAGTGCCGATTTTCGACGCGAACCGGATGAGATCGTTCAAATTGCTGCCCGCCGGGAGGTGATTCTCGCCGGAGGCGCCTTCAACACCCCTCAACTGCTCATGCTTTCGGGTGTCGGACCCGAAGCGGAACTGTCCCGCCATGGAATCCCGCTGCGGGCGGATTTGCCGGGGGTGGGACGCAACCTGCAGGATCGCTACGAAATATCGGTAGTGACGGAAATGCGGGAAAACTTCGCCCTTCTCAAGGAAGCGGCCTTCACTCCGAACGACCTCCTCTATCGCAAATGGCAGAAGGGCGAAGGATTGTATACCACCAATGGCGCGCTGATCAGCTTTGCGCGGCGCTCGCAGCCGGAGTTGGCCGATCCGGATCTGTTCGTATTCGGCATGCCGGGAATGTTCCGGGGATATTACCTCGGCTATTCCCGCGACGCCACCGCGCGCAAGGATTTGTTCAGTTGGGTCATTCTGAAGGCCCACACCCGTAACGACGCAGGCGGCGTCCGCCTCCGATCTCCGGACCCTCGCGATCCTCCCCAGGTCAATTTTCGCTTTTTCGAGGAAGGCAGCGATGCCGGCGGCGAAGATCTGGCCGCGGTCATCGAAGGCTTGCGTTTCGTGCGCACCATTACCGACGCAGGCCGAAAGCATATCCGGCGCGAACTAATGCCGGGGGAAACGGTACGAACACGCCCACAAATCGAAGCGTTTCTCAAAGCCAATGCCTGGGGCCATCATGCATCGTGCAGCTGCCGAATGGGTCCGGTGGACGATCCGCTGGCGGTCGTGGACAGCCGCTTCCGGGTACGTGGGGTGAAAGCGCTGCGCATCGTGGATGCCTCGGTCTTCCCGCGCATTCCCGGATTTTTCATCGTCAGCGCCGTTTACATGATCGCGGAAAAGGCGACCGACACGATTCACGCCGACGCCCTGGCGGCACGCGGGCCGCCCCCTCAACTTTCCATCAGTGGAGAAACATCATGA